In the Oceanivirga salmonicida genome, GTAACAATAAATTCAGGAGCAGGTGGAACAGAAGCCTGTGATTGGGCTAATATGCTATACAGAATGTATGAAAGATGGGCAAATAAAAAAGGATTTAAATTAGAAATATTAGATATATTAACAGGAGAAGAAGCTGGAATAAAATCCATAACAGTAAACATTAAAGGAGAATATGCTTATGGACTACTTTCTTGTGAAAAGGGAGTTCATAGATTGGTTAGAATATCACCTTTTGATTCTAATGCTAGAAGGCACACTTCTTTTGCGGCAGTTAATGTAGTGCCCGAAATAGAAGATGATGTAAGTATAAATTTAAACATGTCAGATTTAAATATAGATACATATAGGGCAAGTGGTGCAGGTGGACAGCATGTAAATACAACGGATTCTGCAGTTAGAATAACTCATTTACCAACAGGAGTAGTTGTAACTTGTCAAAATGAAAGATCTCAGTTAAAAAATAAGGAATCAGCCTTAAAGGTTTTAAAGGCTAAATTATTTGAACTTGAATTAGAAAAAAAAGAAAAAGAAATGAAAGAAATAAAGGGCGAAGAAAATAAGATAGAATGGGGAAGCCAAATTAGATCATATGTAATGCAACCGTATAAAATGGTTAAGGATCATAGAACTAAATTGGAAGAAGGAAATGTAGATAAAGTAATGGATGGAGATATAGATGAGTTTATAACTTCATATTTAAAGTATAAAGCTAATGTATAAAGGAGAAATATGAGATATAATAGAAGAAATATGCAAAATATAAAAAAATGGAAAAGAATATTAAATATATTTTTAGTATTAGTATTATTATTTGTTTCTAAAGATATAATTGTAAATAAATTTTTTAATAAAACTATGGTAACAGTTCCTAGTGTAGTAAATTTAGAAAAGAAAGAAGCTATCAAAATTTTGAGAAAGGCAAATTTAGATTATAACTTCATAAGTTCAAGATCTAATCAAGTTCCGTTTAATTATGTATATAGTCAAAGCCCAGAAGCAAATGAAAAAGTAAAAATGAATAGGGCAATTAAACTATATGTTAATGATGAAGAAGGAGCAAGTTTACCTGATTTAAGAAATTTACCTTTAGTAGAAGCTATG is a window encoding:
- the prfB gene encoding peptide chain release factor 2; amino-acid sequence: MEVFEIKKEVKNIYDGLKNSLIIKEKEEKIKKLEKEVLKEGFWDREDNKLILQEINKNKIFIQDTYRIIETYENIQILLEFIDSGDDASIKDLEHTYEEFLNITDEFNNKILLNGEYDINSAIVTINSGAGGTEACDWANMLYRMYERWANKKGFKLEILDILTGEEAGIKSITVNIKGEYAYGLLSCEKGVHRLVRISPFDSNARRHTSFAAVNVVPEIEDDVSINLNMSDLNIDTYRASGAGGQHVNTTDSAVRITHLPTGVVVTCQNERSQLKNKESALKVLKAKLFELELEKKEKEMKEIKGEENKIEWGSQIRSYVMQPYKMVKDHRTKLEEGNVDKVMDGDIDEFITSYLKYKANV